In Musa acuminata AAA Group cultivar baxijiao chromosome BXJ2-8, Cavendish_Baxijiao_AAA, whole genome shotgun sequence, one genomic interval encodes:
- the LOC103994731 gene encoding uncharacterized GPI-anchored protein At1g61900 isoform X2 translates to MGHHIGKIICRFLIFAIWFWGSQHVVSQKTEFEPKPNVPDKFVLSDPPIGLFDPIEISPAVVPRNPYPVEPLSPMYPSFPSTYEPVLTGRCLVNFSSLSDIFDKTASDCSAPLAALVGNVICCPQVNSLMHIFQGVYSSESDMLVLQQATANYCFSDLINILASRGANSTIPTLCPVKSSNLTGGSCPVKDLVTFEKIVNTSKLLDSCSTVDPLKECCRPICQPAIVEAAFQISLRGASMLDSSRIPGSTAGITVVNDCKGVVYTWLSRKLSSEAANTAYRILSSCKVNKGCLLRSLPADIIFDNVTGFSFTCDLSDNIAAPWPSSSSLSSLSLCAPEMSLPALPIPQASVSSGSYNIARTIISAVYVISSILL, encoded by the exons ATGGGGCATCATATTg GTAAAATTATCTGTCGGTTTCTGATATTTGCAATTTGGTTTTGGGGTTCTCAACATGTGGTGTCACAGAAAACAGAATTTGAGCCCAAGCCTAATGTTCCTGACAAGTTTGTGCTGTCTGATCCACCTATTGGACTATTTGATCCCATAGAGATATCTCCGGCTGTTGTTCCACGTAATCCTTATCCTGTTGAGCCACTCTCACCAATGTACCCATCCTTTCCGAGCACTTATGAACCAGTCTTGACAGGGAGATGCCTTGTTAATTTTTCTTCACTGTCAGATATCTTTGACAAGACAGCATCCGACTGCTCTGCCCCTTTAGCTGCACTAGTGGGAAATGTTATTTGTTGTCCCCAGGTTAATAGTTTGATGCACATATTTCAAGGTGTTTATAGTAGTGAATCCGACATGCTTGTTCTCCAGCAAGCAACTGCTAATTATTGCTTCTCAGATCTTATCAACATATTGGCCAGCAGAGGGGCAAACAGCACTATTCCTACTCTTTGCCCGGTGAAGTCATCAAATCTTACTGGTGGTTCATGTCCTGTCAAGGATCTTGTTACTTTTGAGAAAATAGTAAACACAAGCAAATTACTGGACTCATGCAGCACAGTTGATCCACTGAAGGAGTGTTGCAGACCAATTTGTCAACCTGCAATAGTGGAAGCTGCTTTTCAGATCTCACTAAGAGGAGCAAGCATGCTTGACAGTTCTAGAATACCTGGGAGTACTGCTGGGATTACTGTTGTCAATGATTGTAAAGGAGTGGTTTATACTTGGTTATCCAGGAAGCTTTCGTCAGAGGCTGCTAACACTGCATATCGGATTCTATCTAGTTGCAAAGTTAACAAAG GATGTTTGCTTCGCAGTTTGCCAGCAGATATCATATTTGACAATGTTACTGGCTTCAGCTTTACTTGTGATTTAAGTGACAATATTGCTGCTCCAtggccttcctcttcctctctttcatCCTTATCTCTTTGTGCACCTG AGATGTCTTTGCCTGCATTGCCGATACCTCAGGCTTCTGTAAGCTCAG GTAGCTACAACATTGCAAGAACCATTATTTCTGCTGTATATGTGATCTCCAGCATATTGCTATGA
- the LOC103994731 gene encoding uncharacterized GPI-anchored protein At1g61900 isoform X1 — protein sequence MGHHIGKIICRFLIFAIWFWGSQHVVSQKTEFEPKPNVPDKFVLSDPPIGLFDPIEISPAVVPRNPYPVEPLSPMYPSFPSTYEPVLTGRCLVNFSSLSDIFDKTASDCSAPLAALVGNVICCPQVNSLMHIFQGVYSSESDMLVLQQATANYCFSDLINILASRGANSTIPTLCPVKSSNLTGGSCPVKDLVTFEKIVNTSKLLDSCSTVDPLKECCRPICQPAIVEAAFQISLRGASMLDSSRIPGSTAGITVVNDCKGVVYTWLSRKLSSEAANTAYRILSSCKVNKVCPLEFEEPSSVIKACHGMAPSSLSCCSALNTYVASIQKQMLITNRQAINCATLFGSMLEKGGVTANIYELCKVDLKDFSLQSYGQQGCLLRSLPADIIFDNVTGFSFTCDLSDNIAAPWPSSSSLSSLSLCAPEMSLPALPIPQASVSSGSYNIARTIISAVYVISSILL from the exons ATGGGGCATCATATTg GTAAAATTATCTGTCGGTTTCTGATATTTGCAATTTGGTTTTGGGGTTCTCAACATGTGGTGTCACAGAAAACAGAATTTGAGCCCAAGCCTAATGTTCCTGACAAGTTTGTGCTGTCTGATCCACCTATTGGACTATTTGATCCCATAGAGATATCTCCGGCTGTTGTTCCACGTAATCCTTATCCTGTTGAGCCACTCTCACCAATGTACCCATCCTTTCCGAGCACTTATGAACCAGTCTTGACAGGGAGATGCCTTGTTAATTTTTCTTCACTGTCAGATATCTTTGACAAGACAGCATCCGACTGCTCTGCCCCTTTAGCTGCACTAGTGGGAAATGTTATTTGTTGTCCCCAGGTTAATAGTTTGATGCACATATTTCAAGGTGTTTATAGTAGTGAATCCGACATGCTTGTTCTCCAGCAAGCAACTGCTAATTATTGCTTCTCAGATCTTATCAACATATTGGCCAGCAGAGGGGCAAACAGCACTATTCCTACTCTTTGCCCGGTGAAGTCATCAAATCTTACTGGTGGTTCATGTCCTGTCAAGGATCTTGTTACTTTTGAGAAAATAGTAAACACAAGCAAATTACTGGACTCATGCAGCACAGTTGATCCACTGAAGGAGTGTTGCAGACCAATTTGTCAACCTGCAATAGTGGAAGCTGCTTTTCAGATCTCACTAAGAGGAGCAAGCATGCTTGACAGTTCTAGAATACCTGGGAGTACTGCTGGGATTACTGTTGTCAATGATTGTAAAGGAGTGGTTTATACTTGGTTATCCAGGAAGCTTTCGTCAGAGGCTGCTAACACTGCATATCGGATTCTATCTAGTTGCAAAGTTAACAAAG TTTGTCCATTGGAATTTGAAGAGCCTTCATCAGTAATCAAAGCATGCCATGGTATGGCTCCTTCCAGCCTTTCGTGCTGTAGTGCATTGAACACTTATGTTGCATCAATACAGAAGCAGATGCTTATAACAAACAGACAAGCCATCAATTGTGCGACATTGTTTGGGTCAATGTTAGAGAAAGGTGGAGTTACAGCAAAcatttatgagctttgcaagGTTGATTTGAAAGACTTTAGTCTTCAGT CATATGGCCAACAAG GATGTTTGCTTCGCAGTTTGCCAGCAGATATCATATTTGACAATGTTACTGGCTTCAGCTTTACTTGTGATTTAAGTGACAATATTGCTGCTCCAtggccttcctcttcctctctttcatCCTTATCTCTTTGTGCACCTG AGATGTCTTTGCCTGCATTGCCGATACCTCAGGCTTCTGTAAGCTCAG GTAGCTACAACATTGCAAGAACCATTATTTCTGCTGTATATGTGATCTCCAGCATATTGCTATGA